The Prevotella sp. oral taxon 299 str. F0039 genome has a segment encoding these proteins:
- a CDS encoding heavy metal translocating P-type ATPase, with product MEHTYEESEQSPLGIILSTFLLILGLVLDATHVSWFANTYVRYLWYIVAFIPVGKDVVQMGLHSLWHREWMGDQVLMSVAAIGAFAIGELPEAVAVMLLYCIGEELQDKAVDKARDHIKAMLTLQTHAVRVLKNDEWVSEKPENVEIGDVVEVLPGEQLALDGCLITKEATLNMAAITGESVPVLVQSGKEVFAGSIATNAKLQVKVTRKADQSAIARIMNMVEEAAERKAPTDVFIRRFANKYTPIVLILTLLTVLLPFVYSLISPQFNYEFSTWLHRALIFLVISCPCALVISVPLTYFAGIGSAAKRGILFKGSNFIDALSEVDTVVFDKTGTLTTGSFKVKECCFDNHNHLKTVAIIEQNSTHPLAKAVTKGVEIGDHKVEIDTLTERAGYGIEALIAGEKWLVGTTKLLEKHAIAVPSHLTSLASTLVVCAYNNEYVGHIVLEDELKDDTEQLVEALNAVGVHKTVVLSGDKQALVESIAQSIGIEEAHGNLLPEGKVSHLESLKSTANKVAFVGDGINDAPVLAVSDVGVAMGAMGSDVAIETADVVLQTDKPMLLATAIALTKRIKSVVWQNVYLSIGIKVVVMLLGIFGFANIWMAVFADTGVTLLAVLNASKLIWQKK from the coding sequence ATGGAACATACATATGAAGAATCAGAACAATCGCCCTTAGGCATCATTTTGTCTACTTTTCTCCTCATTTTAGGCCTTGTTCTCGACGCAACCCACGTTTCTTGGTTTGCAAACACATACGTTCGTTATCTTTGGTACATTGTGGCTTTCATTCCAGTAGGCAAAGATGTGGTTCAAATGGGATTGCATTCGCTGTGGCATCGTGAGTGGATGGGCGATCAAGTGCTGATGTCTGTGGCTGCAATAGGAGCCTTTGCCATTGGTGAATTGCCCGAAGCTGTGGCCGTGATGTTGCTCTATTGCATTGGAGAAGAATTGCAAGACAAAGCAGTTGACAAGGCAAGAGACCACATTAAGGCTATGCTTACATTGCAAACACATGCTGTGCGGGTGTTGAAGAACGACGAATGGGTGAGCGAAAAGCCCGAGAATGTAGAGATAGGAGATGTTGTTGAGGTGCTACCAGGAGAGCAATTGGCACTCGATGGTTGTTTGATTACCAAGGAAGCAACATTGAACATGGCTGCTATAACAGGCGAGTCGGTTCCTGTTTTGGTGCAAAGTGGAAAAGAAGTGTTTGCAGGTTCGATTGCCACCAACGCCAAGTTACAAGTAAAGGTCACTCGAAAAGCCGATCAATCTGCCATTGCTCGTATTATGAATATGGTGGAAGAGGCTGCCGAACGCAAGGCTCCTACCGATGTGTTTATACGTCGTTTTGCCAATAAATACACCCCAATAGTACTCATTTTGACTCTCCTCACAGTGCTATTGCCCTTTGTTTATTCGCTCATCTCACCCCAATTCAACTACGAATTCAGCACATGGCTCCATCGTGCGCTCATCTTTTTGGTGATATCTTGTCCCTGCGCACTGGTCATTAGCGTACCTTTAACCTATTTTGCAGGTATCGGTTCGGCTGCAAAGCGAGGTATATTGTTTAAGGGAAGTAATTTTATTGATGCCCTATCAGAGGTCGATACGGTGGTATTTGATAAGACAGGAACGCTCACAACAGGCTCTTTTAAAGTAAAAGAGTGTTGCTTCGATAATCATAATCATCTAAAAACGGTGGCTATCATCGAGCAAAATAGCACCCATCCATTGGCAAAAGCAGTGACGAAAGGGGTAGAAATAGGCGATCATAAAGTAGAGATTGACACCTTAACAGAACGTGCAGGCTATGGAATTGAGGCCCTTATTGCAGGCGAAAAATGGTTGGTTGGAACCACAAAGCTACTTGAAAAGCATGCAATAGCCGTACCCTCACATCTCACTTCCTTAGCTTCCACGCTGGTTGTGTGTGCTTATAACAACGAATATGTGGGTCATATCGTGTTAGAAGACGAGCTAAAAGACGACACAGAACAGCTTGTTGAGGCGTTAAATGCTGTTGGAGTGCATAAAACAGTGGTGCTTTCGGGCGACAAACAGGCTCTTGTGGAAAGTATAGCGCAGAGCATTGGCATTGAAGAAGCACACGGAAACCTTCTTCCTGAGGGTAAAGTGAGCCACTTAGAAAGCCTTAAAAGTACTGCTAATAAAGTGGCTTTTGTGGGCGATGGCATTAACGATGCACCCGTATTGGCTGTTAGTGACGTGGGAGTTGCGATGGGAGCGATGGGTAGCGACGTTGCTATCGAAACGGCAGATGTGGTTCTTCAAACCGATAAACCAATGCTTTTAGCCACTGCCATTGCGCTAACCAAACGCATTAAGAGCGTTGTTTGGCAGAATGTGTATCTTTCTATTGGCATTAAAGTGGTGGTGATGTTGCTCGGCATATTTGGGTTTGCTAATATTTGGATGGCTGTTTTTGCCGATACAGGCGTTACTTTATTAGCTGTTTTGAATGCAAGCAAGCTTATTTGGCAAAAGAAATAA